GCGCAGCAGCGCGAAGCCTTCGATCAGATCGGGCAGGCCGTGCCACGGCTTGAGGGTGCCCACGAAACCGACCGTGAACACACCCGCCGGCGCCGGGCTCGCAGGCCGCACGGCCGGCGTGAAACGCTCCGGGTCGACGCCGTTGGGGACGACATGCACCTTCTCCGCCGGCACCGCGGTGTCGACGAGGTAGCGCGCCACGTCGTCCGACACGGCGATGAGCGCCGAAGCCGACGCGAACACGTGATCCGCCACCGTCTGCGCGCCCTGCCGGTCGATGAGGACGCGATGCGTGGCCTGCTCCTCGATCAGCGGCGCGTTGACTTCGAGCAGCCCGGCGATGCCGTGCGTCGACGCGTAGGTCATGCCGGCATGGCTCCAGAGCGAGTAGCGCTCGTACACCAGGTCGAACGGTCCTTCCCGATCCAGCAGCGCGAGCATCCGGTCGTTCGCAGCCAGAGCGTCTTTTTCGCGGGCCTGGGTGTCGGCCGAGGCGAGAGAGGGCAGCGTCCAGACCTGCACGCCGGCGAGGTCCGCAGCCGGCCCCCCGCCGAGGCGCTGGGCGAACAGCACCACGTCGTGCCCCTGGCGCACAAAGGCGCGGATGACTTCCTGGACGTGGATGGAGCACCCCTTGGTGCCGAAAACGGGGACGCCGGGATCGGCGCAGACGTAGGCGATTCTCATGCCATCACC
This window of the Rhodothermales bacterium genome carries:
- a CDS encoding glycosyltransferase family 4 protein: MRIAYVCADPGVPVFGTKGCSIHVQEVIRAFVRQGHDVVLFAQRLGGGPAADLAGVQVWTLPSLASADTQAREKDALAANDRMLALLDREGPFDLVYERYSLWSHAGMTYASTHGIAGLLEVNAPLIEEQATHRVLIDRQGAQTVADHVFASASALIAVSDDVARYLVDTAVPAEKVHVVPNGVDPERFTPAVRPASPAPAGVFTVGFVGTLKPWHGLPDLIEGFALLRRADPTARLLIVGQGPEQDALEADLARRGLRDAAEFTGAVDPVDVPAYIASMDVAVAPYPKMDTCYFSPLKVFEYMASGRAVVGSRNGQLATLIEDGEDGLIYEPGDTAGLAVALIQLNRNSTLRYRLGENARRKILRHHTWEATADRIVHLGRSAQPILEEAA